Proteins from a genomic interval of Chroococcidiopsis thermalis PCC 7203:
- a CDS encoding TIGR03943 family putative permease subunit, whose protein sequence is MNQKSKIYNWLEVFAIAAWGSLMLKYWLTGKLNLLIHPDYFWLVIAGGIGFLSVAGLKAWQLLRQRRILPVRHISLLPPGFSSILLLVTAIAGLIFTPRVFASQTAMQRGVTDFLAATRSQPQAFYGSVKPEERSLLDWVRTLNVYPEPDAYTGQKVKVQGFTIHPPEFPPNYLLLSRFVITCCAADAYPVGLPVKLTEDRQAYPPDTWLEVEGQMITETLKDKRQLTIQTNAAPKKIPEPQNPYEY, encoded by the coding sequence ATGAATCAAAAGTCTAAAATTTACAATTGGTTAGAAGTATTTGCGATCGCTGCTTGGGGCAGTTTGATGCTGAAATACTGGCTGACTGGTAAGCTAAATTTATTAATTCACCCCGATTATTTTTGGTTGGTTATTGCTGGGGGAATTGGGTTTTTAAGTGTAGCAGGTTTAAAGGCTTGGCAACTCCTGCGTCAACGCCGCATATTGCCAGTGCGTCATATCAGTTTGCTTCCGCCTGGTTTTAGCAGTATTTTGCTATTGGTAACTGCGATCGCCGGGTTGATTTTCACTCCCCGCGTTTTTGCCAGCCAAACCGCCATGCAAAGGGGGGTGACAGACTTTCTCGCTGCTACCCGTTCCCAACCCCAAGCCTTTTACGGTTCTGTCAAACCAGAGGAGCGATCGCTGTTAGATTGGGTGCGCACGCTGAATGTTTATCCCGAACCTGATGCATACACAGGTCAAAAAGTCAAGGTGCAAGGATTTACGATCCATCCGCCGGAATTTCCACCTAATTACTTGCTCCTTTCGCGGTTTGTTATTACCTGCTGCGCCGCTGATGCCTATCCGGTGGGGTTGCCAGTCAAATTGACGGAAGATCGTCAGGCTTATCCGCCCGATACTTGGCTGGAGGTGGAAGGACAAATGATCACCGAAACTTTAAAAGATAAACGCCAATTAACTATTCAAACCAATGCTGCCCCCAAGAAAATTCCCGAACCCCAAAATCCTTATGAATATTAG
- a CDS encoding folate-binding protein YgfZ has protein sequence MREKLQVVQAAAGAVFEEIAGDKIPVSFGNDVAAKQAVREGVAICDRSHWGIIRVTDEDRIRFLHNQSTNDFQILKPGQGCDTVFVSSTARTIDLATAYVTEDAVLLIVSPNRRQYLIDWLDRYIFFADRVQLEDVTGETAIFSLLGTKSDEILAQLDLSSIIGQAYANHQLVQLQDVEIRVAVGIGLATPGYTLIVPADKAAIVWNHLIETGAVPLGDRVWEQLRIEQGRPVPDKELTEDYNPLEAGLWQTISFNKGCYIGQETIARLNTYKGVKQHLWGIRLNAPAEPGSIITVGEEKVGILTSYTDTEEGSFGLGYIRTKAGGIGLKVKVGEVIGEVVDVPFLTRSPDRSDSSTDAIHS, from the coding sequence ATGAGAGAAAAGTTACAGGTAGTTCAAGCGGCGGCGGGAGCGGTTTTTGAGGAAATTGCCGGAGACAAAATTCCGGTGAGTTTTGGCAACGATGTAGCAGCTAAGCAAGCAGTAAGGGAAGGGGTAGCAATCTGCGATCGCTCCCACTGGGGAATCATCCGCGTTACCGATGAAGACCGCATTCGCTTTTTACACAACCAAAGTACCAACGATTTTCAAATTCTCAAACCAGGGCAAGGCTGCGACACGGTTTTTGTCTCTTCTACTGCCCGCACGATCGATCTAGCAACGGCATATGTGACTGAAGACGCAGTACTGCTGATCGTTTCTCCTAATCGCCGTCAGTATTTGATAGATTGGCTCGATCGCTATATCTTTTTTGCCGATCGCGTCCAACTAGAAGATGTAACTGGCGAAACTGCTATTTTCAGTCTGCTTGGCACTAAAAGCGATGAAATTTTGGCACAACTGGACTTAAGTTCGATTATCGGTCAAGCATATGCTAACCACCAGCTCGTTCAACTCCAAGATGTAGAAATTCGGGTGGCAGTTGGGATTGGATTAGCCACACCTGGATATACCCTAATTGTGCCAGCAGACAAAGCGGCGATCGTTTGGAATCACCTCATAGAAACTGGTGCAGTCCCTCTAGGCGATCGCGTTTGGGAACAATTGCGGATCGAACAAGGTCGCCCCGTCCCCGATAAAGAACTGACTGAAGATTACAATCCCTTAGAAGCAGGCTTGTGGCAAACTATTTCTTTCAATAAAGGTTGCTATATCGGTCAAGAAACAATTGCGCGTCTGAATACTTATAAGGGAGTCAAACAACACCTATGGGGAATTCGCCTTAACGCTCCAGCCGAGCCAGGTAGTATTATTACTGTAGGTGAAGAGAAAGTAGGTATTCTCACCAGCTATACCGATACTGAGGAGGGTAGCTTCGGACTGGGTTACATCCGCACCAAAGCTGGTGGTATTGGTTTGAAAGTTAAAGTCGGAGAAGTTATAGGCGAAGTCGTTGACGTTCCTTTCTTAACCCGTAGTCCCGATCGCAGTGATTCTAGTACAGATGCAATACATTCGTAG
- a CDS encoding permease, giving the protein MNQQLNNAFTLFLSLLVEAMPFLLLGVLFSGILLLFVDERKLIAKLPKNPLLGALVGSMVGFLFPVCECGNVPVARRMLMQGVPTPVAIGFLLAAPTINPIVIWATWTAFRDQPEIVVLRVVFSLAIATIIGWVFSVQKDLRPLLQPALAAAWQPKQPHKDRKKTSSDLLQSGTFWLSGTGDPIRLDASVLQANLAATPIKPLSERLRLLLDNTIQELRELGSVLVIGSAIAALIQVFIPREVILNLGGGEITSILTMMLLAAVVSICSTVDSFFALSFASTFTSGSLLAFLIFGPTIDLKGIGLMLSIFKPRAIIYLFALVAQLTFLFTLFVNLYVI; this is encoded by the coding sequence ATGAACCAACAGCTTAACAATGCTTTTACCCTGTTCCTCAGCTTGCTTGTCGAGGCAATGCCGTTTTTGCTGCTGGGGGTGTTATTCTCTGGGATACTGTTGCTATTTGTAGACGAACGCAAGTTAATTGCGAAACTACCCAAAAACCCCCTGTTAGGTGCTTTGGTTGGTAGCATGGTAGGATTTTTATTTCCCGTGTGCGAGTGCGGTAACGTCCCCGTGGCGAGACGGATGTTGATGCAGGGAGTGCCTACACCCGTAGCAATTGGCTTTTTATTAGCAGCACCAACGATCAACCCAATTGTTATTTGGGCAACATGGACGGCATTTCGCGATCAACCAGAAATTGTCGTTTTACGAGTCGTATTTTCATTAGCGATCGCCACTATTATCGGTTGGGTATTCAGCGTTCAAAAAGATCTGCGTCCCCTATTACAACCAGCTTTAGCAGCAGCTTGGCAACCAAAACAGCCGCACAAAGATAGGAAAAAAACCTCGTCTGACTTATTACAATCGGGTACATTTTGGCTATCAGGAACGGGAGATCCAATTAGGTTAGATGCATCTGTGTTACAGGCAAATTTAGCAGCTACGCCAATTAAACCATTATCAGAACGCTTACGGTTGTTATTAGATAACACCATTCAAGAACTACGCGAACTCGGTTCTGTTTTAGTCATTGGCAGCGCGATCGCGGCATTAATTCAAGTTTTTATTCCCCGCGAGGTCATTTTAAATCTTGGTGGTGGTGAAATTACCTCTATTCTCACCATGATGCTCTTAGCAGCAGTTGTATCGATTTGTTCTACAGTAGATTCATTCTTTGCCCTATCCTTTGCCTCCACTTTTACCAGCGGTTCGTTACTAGCCTTTTTAATCTTTGGACCCACGATCGACCTCAAAGGCATTGGTCTAATGCTATCAATCTTTAAACCCCGGGCAATTATTTATCTATTTGCCTTAGTTGCTCAATTAACATTTTTATTTACTCTATTTGTTAATTTATATGTTATTTAA
- a CDS encoding ATP-binding protein has translation MTSSEDTLRALRAALLVSPDNLPLRQHLADILMELGQFEEAEQEYRLALSLMPENHFLQFNLASAFYHQGKNSQAMVLVEQLLKSAEPPAIVHLFYARLLLHAGDTTNASVHFHIAVALDPEMNDPILAERLGNTDVSTDKIAVSEYKSPKSKSSEYKLPEYELDVSTAVEAPLEQPSITFQDVGGMDAIKEEIRLKIVHPLAHPEIYQAYGQRIGGGVLMYGPPGCGKTYLARATAGEIKARFLSIGINDVLDMWLGSSEKNLHELFEQARRSKPCVLFFDEVDALAAKRTDMRYSSGRQIVNQFLAELDGVESPNDGILILAATNAPWHLDSAFRRPGRFDRIMFVPPPDRHARTHILRILCRHKPIEDIDYDYLSKKTVNFSGADLKAVVDLAIDRKLQLAIKQGIPKPLTTRDFLAAVELIHPSVTEWFATARNYATYANENGIYDDILNYLQQTKDKNKLF, from the coding sequence ATGACTAGTAGTGAAGATACTCTGCGGGCTTTGCGTGCAGCCTTGCTTGTTTCGCCCGATAATCTACCGCTCCGCCAACATTTGGCAGATATTCTCATGGAATTAGGGCAATTTGAGGAGGCAGAACAAGAGTATCGCCTTGCTCTGTCATTGATGCCTGAAAACCATTTTCTACAATTCAATTTGGCTTCTGCTTTTTATCACCAAGGCAAAAATTCACAAGCAATGGTGCTGGTCGAACAGTTGCTGAAAAGCGCTGAACCTCCGGCTATTGTGCATCTATTCTACGCTCGTTTGCTGCTGCACGCTGGCGATACTACCAATGCATCCGTACATTTTCATATAGCTGTTGCACTCGATCCAGAAATGAACGATCCTATCTTGGCGGAGCGGCTTGGCAATACCGATGTATCCACTGATAAAATTGCTGTTTCAGAGTACAAATCACCAAAATCTAAATCTTCAGAATACAAACTACCGGAGTACGAATTAGATGTTAGTACTGCGGTTGAAGCACCTTTAGAACAACCATCAATTACTTTTCAAGACGTTGGTGGTATGGATGCCATTAAGGAAGAAATTCGGCTGAAGATTGTTCATCCATTAGCGCATCCAGAAATTTATCAAGCTTACGGTCAACGAATTGGAGGAGGAGTATTAATGTATGGTCCTCCTGGTTGCGGTAAAACTTATTTAGCCAGAGCTACAGCTGGAGAAATTAAAGCGAGATTTTTATCTATAGGTATCAATGATGTCTTGGATATGTGGCTGGGGAGTAGTGAAAAGAACTTACACGAATTGTTCGAGCAAGCACGACGATCTAAGCCTTGCGTGCTTTTTTTCGATGAAGTCGATGCTCTAGCTGCCAAACGCACTGATATGCGATATAGTAGCGGTCGCCAAATTGTCAATCAGTTTCTTGCCGAATTAGATGGTGTAGAAAGTCCTAATGATGGCATTTTGATTTTAGCTGCTACTAACGCTCCCTGGCATTTAGATTCAGCCTTTCGCAGACCAGGACGCTTCGATCGCATTATGTTTGTTCCACCACCCGATCGCCACGCCAGAACACATATTTTGCGTATTCTCTGCCGTCATAAACCAATTGAAGATATTGACTACGATTATTTAAGTAAAAAAACTGTCAACTTTTCTGGAGCAGATTTAAAGGCAGTTGTAGATTTAGCTATAGACAGAAAGCTACAGTTAGCAATTAAGCAAGGGATACCTAAACCTTTAACAACTAGAGATTTCCTAGCCGCAGTCGAATTAATTCATCCTTCCGTTACGGAATGGTTTGCCACTGCTCGGAACTATGCCACTTATGCTAACGAAAATGGCATTTATGATGATATTTTGAATTATTTACAACAAACAAAAGATAAAAACAAGCTATTTTAA
- a CDS encoding tetratricopeptide repeat protein — protein MFVNLDKALILIEQSRYKLAAIEIERQLATDPNSSFAHALLSICLIEMNRDREATQAAKRAVYLAPDLSDTHYNLAKILYIQKQLKPAKKVVQEAIRLEPEIADYFALLSVIQLAQGDRDRALFSAEQGLSLDAEHVLCLNLRAMALLRLRRYQEAQTTLDAAIFQNPENSATYAIKGWVYLYCRNRDLAERCFRESLRLDPEQEQARTGIVEALKLRYSLYNFVFNYRNFLRQINIFLRIAFVSIFVVVSLLNWLFLLVPLSMLLLETTQALFNLLLRFDTQWRSLHVPSH, from the coding sequence ATGTTTGTAAATTTAGATAAAGCATTAATTTTAATCGAGCAATCGCGCTACAAATTAGCAGCAATAGAAATTGAGCGCCAATTAGCGACCGATCCAAATAGTTCTTTTGCCCATGCTTTGTTAAGTATATGCTTAATAGAAATGAATCGAGATCGAGAGGCAACTCAAGCAGCAAAGCGAGCAGTATATTTAGCTCCTGATTTATCTGATACTCATTATAATTTAGCTAAGATTCTCTATATTCAAAAGCAACTTAAGCCAGCCAAAAAAGTAGTCCAAGAAGCAATTCGGTTAGAACCAGAAATTGCCGATTATTTTGCCTTATTGTCAGTCATTCAATTGGCACAAGGCGATCGCGATCGCGCATTATTCAGTGCGGAACAGGGATTGAGCTTGGATGCCGAGCATGTATTGTGTCTCAATCTTCGTGCTATGGCTTTATTACGCCTACGCCGCTATCAAGAAGCACAAACCACATTGGATGCAGCAATCTTTCAAAACCCCGAAAATTCAGCTACTTATGCGATTAAAGGTTGGGTATATTTATATTGTCGGAATAGAGATTTGGCTGAACGATGTTTTCGCGAATCGTTGCGACTCGATCCCGAACAAGAACAGGCACGCACGGGCATAGTAGAAGCTTTGAAGTTGAGATACTCGCTCTATAATTTTGTATTTAACTATAGGAATTTTTTGAGACAAATTAATATTTTTCTGCGGATAGCATTTGTTAGTATTTTTGTGGTTGTAAGTTTGTTGAATTGGCTCTTCTTACTAGTGCCACTCTCAATGTTACTATTAGAAACCACTCAAGCTTTGTTTAACCTACTGCTTAGATTTGATACCCAATGGCGATCGCTCCACGTCCCCTCGCATTAA